One Sphingomonas sp. SUN039 genomic window carries:
- a CDS encoding carboxymuconolactone decarboxylase family protein: MTRITPLSQPYPEPIAATLGRMTPAGGEAPMLFRIIGTSQRAWDKFAAGSLLDKGPLPMRERELTIFRTAARICADYEWGMHCALYAERCGIDDTQLNALAKLKADDGGWSEADAALIATVDALIDDRHLSDAQHARMAAHFTPEQQLEIVQLVGFYQGVALIVGAFDIEPEPGTPHIPV; the protein is encoded by the coding sequence ATGACGCGCATCACGCCGCTCTCGCAGCCCTACCCCGAACCGATAGCGGCAACGCTCGGCCGGATGACCCCGGCTGGCGGCGAGGCACCGATGCTGTTCCGCATCATCGGGACCAGCCAGCGCGCGTGGGACAAATTCGCCGCCGGGTCGCTGCTCGACAAAGGGCCGCTGCCGATGCGGGAACGCGAACTGACGATATTTCGCACGGCGGCGCGGATCTGCGCGGACTACGAATGGGGCATGCACTGCGCGCTCTACGCCGAACGCTGCGGGATCGACGACACACAGTTGAACGCGCTGGCCAAACTCAAGGCCGACGACGGCGGCTGGAGCGAGGCCGATGCGGCGCTCATCGCCACCGTCGATGCGCTGATCGACGACCGCCACCTGAGCGATGCCCAACACGCCCGTATGGCTGCCCATTTCACCCCCGAGCAGCAGCTCGAAATCGTCCAGCTCGTCGGCTTTTATCAGGGCGTCGCGCTGATCGTCGGCGCGTTCGACATAGAACCCGAACCCGGCACACCCCATATTCCCGTCTGA
- a CDS encoding mechanosensitive ion channel family protein produces MNNSIADQFADFGAEAMWRDTFIWVTQHTVQIVVATVLGAVIALVLLGLKWLGKRLARRHADGNHWYHIIGKSLGKIRLWFVAAVVAQVVATYAHAPSDLAGTIYFLFVIAFTLQAAVFAREVVLGIIEFRASGHQGLGSALNIIRLLVTFALFSIAAILILSNLGVNVTGLIAGLGVGGIAIGLAAQGIFRDLFAALSILFDRPFVVGDTIKFGDVTGKVQTIGLKTTRVRSVEGEEVIMSNDKLLDQQIRNFHGIEQRRIVLSLPLHYANAAAKFAEIPDALKAVVADISDSSFDHALLTEFKDNAVTLELMLHSTKGAADVRDRVRHEAMCATLAWLEREGIGLSYQSTDMPRSKADIVERK; encoded by the coding sequence ATGAACAACAGCATTGCCGATCAATTCGCCGATTTCGGTGCCGAGGCCATGTGGCGCGATACCTTCATCTGGGTAACGCAGCACACCGTGCAAATTGTCGTTGCGACAGTGCTCGGCGCGGTCATTGCCCTGGTGCTGCTCGGCCTCAAATGGCTCGGCAAGCGGCTCGCACGGCGACACGCGGACGGTAACCACTGGTACCACATTATCGGCAAGTCATTGGGCAAGATTCGCCTGTGGTTCGTCGCCGCCGTCGTCGCGCAGGTCGTCGCGACCTATGCACATGCGCCTTCGGACCTCGCCGGTACGATCTACTTCCTGTTCGTCATCGCCTTCACCTTACAGGCGGCCGTGTTCGCCCGGGAGGTGGTTCTCGGCATCATCGAGTTTCGCGCGAGCGGGCATCAGGGGCTGGGCAGCGCGCTCAACATCATCCGGCTGCTCGTCACCTTTGCGTTGTTCTCGATTGCCGCGATTCTGATCCTGTCGAACCTCGGCGTGAACGTCACGGGGCTGATCGCGGGCCTCGGTGTCGGCGGCATTGCCATCGGCCTTGCCGCGCAGGGTATCTTCCGCGACCTGTTCGCCGCATTGTCGATCCTGTTCGACCGGCCGTTCGTCGTCGGCGATACGATCAAATTCGGCGACGTCACCGGCAAGGTCCAGACCATCGGCCTGAAGACCACACGCGTGCGATCGGTCGAGGGCGAAGAAGTGATCATGTCGAACGACAAGCTGCTTGACCAGCAGATCCGCAATTTCCACGGCATCGAGCAGCGCCGCATCGTGCTCAGCCTGCCGCTGCACTATGCCAATGCCGCCGCCAAGTTCGCGGAAATTCCCGATGCGCTAAAGGCCGTCGTCGCCGACATCTCCGACAGCAGCTTCGACCACGCACTGCTCACCGAATTCAAAGACAATGCGGTGACGCTTGAGCTGATGCTCCATTCGACCAAGGGTGCCGCCGATGTGCGCGACCGCGTCCGTCACGAGGCGATGTGCGCCACGCTCGCCTGGCTCGAGCGCGAGGGGATCGGCCTTAGCTATCAGTCGACCGACATGCCGAGATCAAAGGCCGACATCGTCGAGCGGAAATAG
- a CDS encoding pyridoxamine 5'-phosphate oxidase family protein has protein sequence MPDNAEIKAKFWKALKSDRTMMLGLAEGDDGHARPMTAQVEGDPEDGETAGPIWFFTSTDNALYGQIGHGGAVGTSRTRAMAHFVSKGHDVWATVHGNLSTTQDRATIDRLWNPFVAAWYESKDDPKIALIRLDAEHAQIWIDASSIVVGIKMLIGIDPKQDYKDKVAEVAL, from the coding sequence ATGCCTGACAACGCCGAAATCAAAGCGAAATTCTGGAAAGCCCTGAAGTCCGACCGCACGATGATGCTGGGTCTGGCCGAGGGTGATGACGGCCATGCACGGCCGATGACCGCGCAGGTCGAGGGCGATCCCGAGGACGGCGAAACCGCCGGTCCGATCTGGTTCTTCACCTCGACCGACAACGCGCTCTACGGACAGATCGGCCACGGAGGTGCCGTCGGCACGTCGCGCACCCGCGCAATGGCGCATTTCGTGTCGAAGGGGCACGACGTCTGGGCGACCGTCCACGGCAACCTGTCGACGACACAGGACAGGGCGACAATCGACCGCCTGTGGAACCCGTTCGTTGCGGCGTGGTACGAGAGCAAGGACGACCCTAAGATTGCTTTGATCCGCCTCGATGCCGAACACGCGCAGATCTGGATCGACGCGTCGAGCATTGTCGTCGGCATCAAGATGCTGATCGGGATCGATCCGAAGCAGGACTACAAGGACAAGGTCGCGGAAGTCGCGCTTTAG
- a CDS encoding MaoC family dehydratase yields MGVVTQDELKALVGSNIGTSDWLTVDQAMIDKFAEATGDHQFIHVDVEKAKLTPFGGTIAHGFLSLSIMPVLTAMTDMPRLDGIKMGVNYGGNKTRFLAPVRSGKRVRGHFKLLEIEEKRPGQWQQTVEYTLEIESEDKPALIAEWISQFFV; encoded by the coding sequence ATGGGCGTCGTAACGCAGGACGAATTAAAGGCACTGGTCGGCAGCAACATCGGCACGTCCGACTGGCTGACCGTCGATCAGGCCATGATCGACAAATTCGCCGAAGCGACCGGCGATCACCAGTTCATCCATGTCGATGTCGAAAAGGCCAAGCTGACGCCATTCGGCGGCACCATCGCACACGGATTCCTGTCGCTGTCGATCATGCCTGTGCTGACCGCGATGACGGACATGCCGCGCCTCGACGGCATCAAGATGGGCGTCAATTACGGGGGCAACAAGACGCGGTTTCTGGCTCCTGTCCGCTCGGGCAAGCGCGTGCGCGGGCATTTCAAGCTGCTCGAGATCGAGGAAAAGCGCCCCGGCCAGTGGCAGCAGACCGTCGAATATACGCTCGAGATCGAAAGCGAGGACAAGCCTGCGCTGATCGCCGAGTGGATCAGCCAGTTCTTCGTATGA
- a CDS encoding acyltransferase, which produces MSGTRQLDALTGVRGIAAWLVVLYHIREGVAHALPAPVIAVFAKGYLAVDLFFVLSGFVLWLTWGGRFARDGLGAAPDFWRKRVARVWPLHVVILTATVAFALVVQATGRPVPPHYRWDELPLHVLLIQNWGFTRDIAWNDPSWSISTEMAAYLLFPFAAIALARLRPSPVVATGIALALIVALDRLFASRGSALLGHDIAGLGLWRCLTQFGCGVAMCLLWQQWQNRRMVAVTALASATALALWTTGLLRETFAIPLAFTALVPWLAATSPQKYNPLSSRIAVALGEISYSTYLAHFLLWTVFKIVFVGDPRAVPLEVAALYLALTLAASFVLYRFIEVPARRWLGTADRIAGALSGNPATP; this is translated from the coding sequence ATGAGCGGGACGCGCCAGCTCGACGCCCTGACCGGCGTGCGCGGCATCGCGGCCTGGCTGGTCGTGCTCTATCACATCCGCGAAGGCGTGGCGCATGCCCTGCCCGCACCAGTGATCGCGGTGTTCGCCAAGGGCTATCTCGCAGTCGACCTGTTCTTCGTCCTGTCGGGTTTCGTTTTGTGGCTCACCTGGGGCGGACGCTTTGCCCGCGACGGACTGGGTGCTGCGCCCGATTTCTGGCGCAAGCGGGTGGCGCGGGTATGGCCGCTGCATGTTGTTATCTTAACCGCGACCGTCGCGTTCGCGCTCGTCGTGCAGGCGACCGGTAGGCCGGTACCACCTCACTATCGCTGGGACGAATTGCCGCTGCACGTCCTGTTGATCCAGAACTGGGGCTTCACCCGCGATATCGCGTGGAACGACCCGAGCTGGTCGATCTCGACCGAGATGGCGGCCTATCTGCTGTTTCCCTTCGCGGCGATCGCGCTCGCACGGTTAAGGCCCTCACCTGTCGTTGCGACCGGGATTGCGCTCGCACTGATCGTCGCGCTCGACCGGCTGTTCGCGTCGCGCGGCAGCGCGCTGCTGGGGCATGATATTGCCGGTCTCGGCCTGTGGCGCTGCCTCACGCAATTCGGTTGCGGGGTCGCGATGTGCCTCTTGTGGCAGCAATGGCAGAACCGGCGAATGGTCGCTGTCACGGCGCTCGCCAGTGCGACCGCGCTCGCGCTCTGGACGACCGGTCTGCTGCGGGAGACTTTCGCCATCCCACTCGCCTTTACTGCGCTGGTGCCATGGCTCGCGGCAACTTCGCCGCAAAAATATAATCCCTTGTCATCGCGGATTGCGGTGGCACTGGGCGAGATCAGCTATTCGACCTATCTCGCGCACTTCCTGTTGTGGACGGTATTCAAGATCGTCTTCGTCGGCGATCCGCGCGCGGTGCCGCTGGAGGTTGCCGCGCTCTATCTGGCGCTCACTCTCGCTGCTTCATTCGTCCTGTACCGTTTCATCGAGGTGCCCGCGCGCCGCTGGCTGGGCACCGCCGACCGGATCGCCGGAGCGCTGTCAGGGAACCCTGCCACGCCCTGA
- a CDS encoding acetyl-CoA C-acyltransferase has product MRDAVIVSTARTPLVKAARGAFNNTTAPTLGAYSVKAAVERAGLEGGEIDDVLIGAALQQGSAFPNIARLVALRAGLPVTVAGMSMDRQCSSGLMTIATAAKQVIVDRMDIVVAGGVESVSKVQMSGKLFIEPDAELLKMHADTYMPMIGTAEVVAKRYGISRERQDEYSLQSQQRTAAAQAAGKFDDEIVACDATMAVVNKETKEVTYQDVTATKDDCNRPDTTLEGLASLKPVMGEGHTITAGNASQLSDGSSASVVMEASVAAKRGLTPLGRYVGMAVAGTEPDEMGIGPVFAIPKLLERFGLKMDDIGLWELNEAFAVQVLYCADRLGIPMDRLNVNGGSISIGHPFGMTGARCTGHALIEGKRRGVKYVVVTMCVGGGQGAAGLFEVL; this is encoded by the coding sequence ATGCGCGACGCCGTTATCGTTTCCACTGCCCGTACGCCGCTGGTCAAGGCTGCGCGCGGGGCGTTCAACAACACCACTGCGCCGACACTGGGCGCCTATTCGGTCAAAGCCGCCGTCGAGCGCGCAGGCCTCGAAGGCGGCGAGATCGACGATGTACTGATCGGCGCGGCGCTCCAGCAGGGGTCGGCCTTCCCGAACATCGCGCGGCTCGTCGCACTGCGGGCGGGCCTCCCCGTCACGGTTGCGGGCATGTCGATGGACCGGCAATGCTCTTCGGGCCTGATGACGATCGCGACGGCGGCCAAGCAGGTGATCGTCGACCGCATGGACATCGTCGTCGCGGGCGGCGTCGAGTCGGTCTCGAAGGTGCAGATGTCGGGCAAGCTGTTCATCGAACCCGATGCCGAACTGCTGAAGATGCACGCCGACACCTATATGCCGATGATCGGCACGGCAGAGGTGGTCGCCAAGCGTTACGGCATCAGCCGCGAGCGCCAGGACGAATATTCGCTGCAGTCGCAGCAGCGGACGGCGGCGGCGCAGGCGGCGGGCAAGTTCGACGACGAGATCGTGGCGTGCGACGCAACGATGGCGGTGGTGAACAAGGAGACCAAGGAGGTCACCTACCAGGACGTCACCGCGACCAAGGACGATTGCAACCGCCCCGACACGACGCTGGAGGGCCTTGCGTCGCTGAAGCCCGTGATGGGCGAGGGCCACACCATTACGGCGGGCAATGCGTCGCAGCTCAGCGATGGATCGTCGGCCAGCGTCGTCATGGAAGCCAGCGTGGCGGCGAAGCGCGGGCTGACCCCGCTCGGTCGCTATGTCGGGATGGCGGTCGCGGGCACCGAGCCCGATGAAATGGGCATCGGCCCGGTTTTCGCCATCCCGAAGCTTCTCGAACGCTTCGGTCTGAAGATGGACGATATCGGCCTGTGGGAATTGAACGAAGCGTTCGCTGTGCAGGTGCTCTATTGCGCCGACCGGCTCGGCATTCCGATGGACCGTTTGAACGTCAATGGCGGCTCGATCTCGATCGGACACCCCTTCGGAATGACCGGCGCGCGCTGCACCGGCCATGCGCTGATCGAGGGCAAGCGGCGCGGCGTGAAATATGTCGTCGTGACGATGTGCGTCGGCGGCGGTCAGGGCGCGGCGGGGCTGTTCGAGGTTCTCTAA
- a CDS encoding DNA topoisomerase IB, giving the protein MIVYVDPEMPGITRRKLKHGWAYTDAKGSRIADRDEIDRLNRIALPPAYVDAWFCPSPHGHIQAIGYDAKGRRQYRYHPDFRATREAEKYDRCSDFGRALPLLRARVEHDLSGRPTARETVLAAIVRLLDIGRVRVGNEAYARSNRSFGATTLRSRHASVKGSKLSLQYRAKSGVLRKLTLTDRGLLRVVRRVQDLPGQNLFQYLDDDGAPCPVGSADVNAYIKEATGDDFTAKHFRTWSASVIALEQVIASCKSGIRPKLVDVLLPVAEALGNTPAIARKSYVHPRVLGLCEAGPSPEKLPRSTRWLAPAERALIALLDDTPADLSKAA; this is encoded by the coding sequence ATGATCGTTTATGTCGACCCCGAAATGCCCGGCATAACGCGCCGCAAGCTGAAGCATGGCTGGGCCTATACCGACGCTAAAGGCAGCCGGATTGCCGACCGCGACGAGATCGACCGGCTCAACCGCATCGCTTTGCCCCCGGCCTATGTTGATGCGTGGTTTTGCCCCAGTCCGCACGGCCATATCCAGGCAATCGGTTATGACGCGAAGGGGCGTCGGCAATACCGCTATCACCCCGATTTCCGCGCCACCCGCGAGGCCGAAAAATACGACCGGTGCAGCGATTTCGGCCGCGCGCTGCCGCTACTCCGTGCGCGGGTCGAACACGATCTGTCGGGTCGACCGACGGCGCGCGAGACGGTTCTCGCGGCCATCGTGCGCCTGCTCGATATCGGACGCGTGCGGGTGGGGAATGAGGCATACGCCCGGTCCAACCGGAGCTTCGGGGCGACGACACTTCGCAGCCGCCATGCCTCGGTCAAGGGGAGCAAGCTGAGCCTGCAATACCGCGCCAAGTCAGGCGTGCTCCGCAAACTGACCCTGACCGACAGGGGGCTGTTGCGTGTCGTCCGCCGGGTGCAGGATTTGCCGGGACAAAATCTGTTCCAGTATCTGGACGACGATGGCGCGCCCTGCCCGGTCGGCTCGGCCGATGTGAATGCCTATATCAAGGAAGCCACTGGCGACGATTTTACCGCGAAGCATTTCCGCACCTGGAGTGCGAGCGTTATCGCCCTCGAACAAGTGATCGCGAGTTGTAAATCAGGGATCCGCCCCAAGCTCGTCGATGTGCTGCTGCCCGTGGCGGAAGCGCTCGGCAATACACCTGCGATTGCGCGCAAGTCCTATGTCCACCCCCGCGTACTGGGACTGTGCGAAGCGGGACCCTCGCCGGAAAAGCTGCCGCGCTCGACACGCTGGCTGGCGCCGGCCGAACGCGCATTGATCGCGCTGCTTGACGATACGCCTGCGGACCTGTCCAAGGCCGCGTGA
- the putA gene encoding bifunctional proline dehydrogenase/L-glutamate gamma-semialdehyde dehydrogenase PutA, which yields MRHLHRAPEPEVLASLLDRAKLGETERQGVVARASGLLADLRAAQSTGWVNQFLQEYRLNTSEGVALLSLAEAFLRVPDPETADALIADKLGDADWRAHTGKSASALVNVGTWGLVVGRALVSEKEEAGVLRRLISRAGEPFVRQAVGAAMKMMGEIFVMGRTIDEATKRMAKPENKGFTASFDMLGEAARTYPDGQRYLKSYADAIAAVGANPAAGHSISVKLSALHPRYEVAHWDTCVPALTEMLEGLAVQASNAGIALTVDAEESERLEMSLAIIENIATLPTLKGWDGFGMAVQAYGKRARSVIGWADDLGARTGRRVAARLVKGAYWDSEIKRTQEAGLSDYPLFTRKAATDVSYMAVARDMLDAKHIYPAFATHNALTVATILEWAGDSRDFEFQRLHGMGEGLYERLVREEGYHCRIYAPVGGHRDLLAYLVRRLLENGANSSFVHQLADENLTDADILADPVAKIAAVGGARHPSIPLPQDLFGERRNSFGIDLQDRSILAETLQSLRVFAASREKEGDFTQSREDAKGAVLAAASSFDAWSAQSLESRCAALERLADLLETHRLDLMSILVDEAKKTLPDALGEVREAVDFCRYYAAQARDGLKPIELPGPTGERNVLRMEGRGVWACIAPWNFPLAIFLGQVAAALVAGNTVVAKPAPQTPRIGARAVELAHEAGIPEGALVLLTGGPDVGAELVADPRVVGVAFTGSTATAKRIARSLLDDDTRPIVPLIAETGGINAMIVDSTALTEQVVQDVVTSAFRSAGQRCSALRLLLVQEDVAERTLEMLAGAMDSLIVGDPSDPATDVGPVIDDAAHQRLMDHRARQKANWIHTVAAPTKGHFVPPTAIRLAALHDLTQEWFGPLLHVATWKAGELEATVARINAKGFGLTMGLHSRIARNAETVEALAKVGNLYVNRSMIGAIVGSQPFGGEGLSGTGPKAGGPHYLHRFTAERVTSTDTTSAGGNATLLSLDDVAGPAVTVG from the coding sequence ATGCGCCACCTGCACCGCGCGCCCGAACCGGAAGTGCTCGCCTCGTTGCTGGACCGGGCGAAACTCGGTGAGACGGAACGGCAGGGCGTGGTCGCACGGGCATCGGGCCTGCTTGCCGACCTGCGCGCGGCGCAATCGACCGGGTGGGTGAACCAGTTCCTTCAGGAATACCGGTTGAACACGTCTGAAGGGGTGGCGTTGCTGTCGCTCGCCGAAGCATTCCTGCGCGTGCCCGACCCCGAGACTGCCGACGCGCTGATTGCCGACAAGCTGGGCGATGCCGACTGGCGGGCGCATACGGGCAAGTCGGCATCGGCCCTCGTCAATGTCGGCACCTGGGGGCTGGTCGTCGGCCGCGCGCTGGTGAGCGAGAAAGAAGAGGCGGGCGTCCTGCGTCGCCTGATCTCCCGCGCGGGCGAACCGTTCGTCCGCCAGGCCGTCGGCGCGGCCATGAAGATGATGGGCGAAATCTTCGTCATGGGTCGCACCATCGACGAAGCGACCAAGCGGATGGCGAAGCCGGAGAACAAGGGGTTCACCGCAAGTTTCGACATGCTGGGGGAGGCCGCACGGACTTATCCCGACGGGCAGCGCTATCTGAAATCCTATGCCGACGCGATTGCCGCTGTGGGCGCGAACCCGGCGGCGGGGCATTCGATCTCGGTCAAGCTGTCCGCACTGCATCCGCGCTATGAGGTCGCGCATTGGGACACGTGCGTGCCTGCGCTGACCGAAATGCTCGAAGGGCTGGCCGTGCAGGCATCAAATGCCGGGATCGCGCTGACGGTCGATGCGGAGGAGTCCGAGCGGCTGGAGATGAGCCTCGCGATCATCGAAAACATTGCGACGTTACCGACCCTGAAAGGCTGGGACGGGTTCGGCATGGCGGTGCAAGCGTACGGCAAGCGCGCGCGCTCGGTAATTGGCTGGGCCGATGATCTCGGCGCGCGCACCGGGCGGCGGGTCGCCGCGCGGCTGGTTAAGGGTGCCTATTGGGATAGCGAGATCAAGCGGACGCAAGAGGCGGGCTTGAGCGATTATCCGCTGTTCACGCGCAAGGCCGCGACCGATGTGTCCTACATGGCGGTGGCGCGCGACATGCTCGATGCGAAGCACATCTATCCCGCATTCGCGACGCACAATGCGCTAACCGTGGCGACGATCCTCGAATGGGCGGGGGATTCGCGCGATTTCGAGTTCCAGCGGCTGCACGGCATGGGCGAGGGGCTGTACGAGCGTCTGGTCCGGGAAGAGGGCTATCACTGCCGCATCTACGCGCCGGTCGGCGGGCATCGCGATTTGCTAGCGTATCTGGTGCGGCGGTTGCTGGAGAATGGTGCGAATTCCAGTTTCGTCCATCAGCTCGCGGACGAAAACCTGACCGATGCCGATATCCTCGCCGATCCGGTTGCGAAGATCGCCGCAGTCGGCGGCGCGCGGCATCCGAGCATCCCATTGCCGCAAGACCTGTTCGGCGAACGCCGGAACTCGTTCGGAATCGACCTGCAGGACCGGTCGATCCTTGCTGAAACACTGCAATCCCTTCGCGTCTTCGCGGCATCGCGTGAAAAAGAAGGTGATTTCACGCAAAGCCGCGAAGACGCGAAGGGGGCCGTCCTCGCCGCCGCATCGAGCTTCGACGCGTGGTCCGCTCAGTCGTTGGAAAGCCGCTGTGCGGCGCTGGAGCGGCTTGCCGATTTGCTCGAAACGCATCGCCTCGACCTCATGTCGATTCTTGTCGACGAGGCGAAGAAGACCCTGCCCGATGCACTCGGCGAGGTGCGTGAGGCAGTCGATTTCTGTCGATACTATGCCGCGCAAGCCCGTGACGGTCTCAAACCCATCGAACTCCCCGGCCCGACGGGCGAACGCAATGTGCTCCGCATGGAGGGACGCGGGGTGTGGGCGTGCATCGCGCCATGGAACTTCCCGCTGGCGATCTTTCTCGGACAGGTCGCGGCGGCGCTGGTCGCCGGTAACACTGTTGTGGCCAAGCCTGCCCCGCAGACCCCGCGTATTGGCGCGCGCGCCGTCGAACTGGCGCATGAGGCCGGGATTCCTGAAGGTGCGTTGGTCCTGCTGACCGGCGGTCCGGACGTCGGGGCGGAGCTTGTCGCCGACCCGCGCGTGGTCGGTGTCGCCTTCACCGGATCGACGGCGACCGCCAAGCGCATCGCGCGAAGTCTGCTCGACGACGACACGCGGCCCATCGTTCCGCTGATCGCCGAGACCGGCGGTATCAACGCGATGATCGTCGATTCGACCGCGCTGACCGAACAGGTGGTGCAGGACGTCGTGACCAGCGCGTTCCGTTCGGCGGGGCAGCGCTGCTCGGCGCTGCGGCTGCTGCTGGTGCAGGAGGATGTCGCCGAACGGACGCTCGAAATGTTGGCAGGGGCGATGGATTCCCTGATCGTCGGTGACCCGTCGGACCCGGCGACCGATGTCGGGCCGGTGATCGACGACGCCGCGCACCAACGGCTGATGGACCACCGCGCCCGCCAGAAGGCAAACTGGATTCACACGGTCGCTGCGCCGACCAAGGGGCATTTCGTACCGCCGACTGCAATCCGCCTCGCCGCCCTCCACGATCTGACCCAGGAATGGTTCGGCCCACTCCTCCACGTCGCGACTTGGAAAGCAGGCGAGCTCGAAGCCACAGTAGCGCGCATCAACGCCAAAGGTTTCGGCCTGACGATGGGCCTGCACAGCCGCATCGCCCGCAATGCCGAGACGGTCGAGGCGCTGGCGAAGGTCGGCAATCTCTATGTCAACCGCAGCATGATCGGCGCCATTGTCGGGTCGCAACCCTTCGGTGGCGAAGGGCTGTCCGGCACCGGACCCAAGGCGGGCGGGCCGCACTACCTCCACCGCTTCACTGCCGAGCGCGTTACCTCGACCGACACGACGTCGGCAGGGGGCAATGCGACCTTGCTCTCGCTCGACGATGTCGCTGGCCCGGCCGTTACGGTCGGTTAG
- a CDS encoding polyhydroxyalkanoate depolymerase: MLYNTYEMQKNWLAGASAMAGMSAELLQSPGNPFAMMGGQVMASALEVFAHASAPRGKPAFGLTSMVVDGREVAVHEEIVLQLPFGQLKRFVKTGVEGAPRLLIVAPMSGHFATLLRGTVERMLPKHDVYITDWRDARQVPLRDGCFDLDDYIDYLSAFLDHIGPGAHMLAVCQPSVPCYALACLMSADKNPNRPKTLTMMGGPIDTREAPTAVNDVATERPHAWFQQNAIQTVPVIYPGAGRRVYPGFLQLTGFLSMNLGSHMESHFAMFKDLVKGDDDAADGTKAFYEEYRSVCDMTAEFYLQTIETVFQSHSLPKGEMMHRGTRVDPAAITDIAILAIEGERDDISGLGQTKAALKISTGLPDAMKKYHMAPGAGHYGIFNGSRWRTLIAPVVEEWIAAHD; encoded by the coding sequence ATGCTCTACAACACCTACGAAATGCAGAAGAACTGGCTGGCGGGCGCGTCGGCAATGGCCGGGATGTCGGCGGAACTGCTGCAAAGCCCCGGCAATCCTTTTGCGATGATGGGCGGGCAGGTGATGGCGTCCGCGCTCGAAGTGTTCGCGCATGCCTCCGCCCCGCGTGGCAAGCCCGCATTCGGGCTGACGTCGATGGTCGTCGATGGCCGCGAAGTGGCAGTCCACGAAGAAATCGTCCTGCAACTGCCTTTCGGCCAGCTCAAGCGCTTTGTGAAAACGGGCGTCGAGGGTGCGCCGCGCTTGCTGATCGTCGCCCCGATGTCGGGCCATTTCGCGACGCTTTTGCGGGGCACCGTGGAGCGGATGCTGCCCAAGCACGACGTCTATATCACCGACTGGCGCGACGCGCGACAAGTGCCGTTGCGCGACGGGTGCTTCGATCTCGACGACTATATCGACTATCTGTCGGCGTTTCTCGACCACATCGGACCCGGCGCGCACATGCTCGCGGTGTGCCAGCCCTCGGTCCCTTGTTATGCCTTGGCCTGTCTGATGTCGGCAGACAAAAATCCGAACCGGCCGAAAACGCTGACCATGATGGGCGGCCCTATCGACACGCGCGAGGCCCCGACGGCGGTCAACGACGTCGCGACCGAGCGCCCGCACGCGTGGTTCCAGCAGAACGCGATCCAGACCGTGCCGGTCATATATCCGGGTGCGGGACGGCGGGTCTATCCCGGCTTCCTTCAGCTCACCGGGTTTTTGTCGATGAATCTGGGCAGCCACATGGAATCGCATTTCGCCATGTTCAAAGACCTGGTGAAGGGCGATGACGACGCAGCTGACGGGACCAAGGCGTTCTACGAGGAATATCGCAGCGTCTGCGACATGACGGCGGAATTCTATCTCCAGACCATCGAGACCGTGTTCCAGAGCCATTCGCTGCCGAAGGGCGAAATGATGCATCGCGGTACCCGTGTCGATCCGGCGGCGATCACCGATATCGCCATCCTCGCCATCGAGGGCGAGCGCGACGACATCTCGGGACTGGGCCAGACCAAGGCCGCGCTGAAGATTTCGACCGGCCTGCCCGATGCCATGAAGAAATATCACATGGCACCGGGCGCGGGACATTACGGCATTTTCAACGGCTCACGCTGGCGCACGCTGATCGCGCCGGTAGTCGAGGAATGGATCGCCGCGCACGACTAA